One window from the genome of Nicotiana sylvestris chromosome 9, ASM39365v2, whole genome shotgun sequence encodes:
- the LOC138877709 gene encoding uncharacterized protein: protein MTGTTDTIVAQSSSANAVNFDPNNPYFLHSSDAPGMSLVNAVFDGRGFQGWRRSVLIAFSAKNKLGFINGTCPTPAITSNEYQPWTRCNDMVTSWLLNSLSKDIGDSVIYSKSAKELWTSLEHRFGRSNGAKLYHLRKELSSLVQGTSDIAGYFTKLKRLWDELDSLICDVKCVCVCVCSGKQKLEKSLEDERLIQFLMGLNYVYGQARGNILMMNPLPSLDLAYSLVLQDESQREIYMNPLLSADSSSFMVGTQDNLAAQGNFVQRNNKQGQRNTGQFQQQSQKSGNNMQFQRSGSNMQKNGNTPQRNFIAKGKKHKFNPNLSCTHCKKIGHSVGDCYRIIGFPEDFEFTNPRGSQVQFRSNGAITGDQGEDASNYSEVLNQHLSKDQFSQLVQIIKQVKVPDAGSFNS from the coding sequence ATGACTGGAACAACAGACACCATTGTTGCTCAGTCTTCCTCTGCTAATGCAGTCAATTTTGATCCAAATAACCCATACTTTCTCCACTCATCAGATGCACCAGGTATGAGTCTTGTGAATGCAGTATTTGATGGAAGAGGCTTTCAAGGCTGGAGGAGATCAGTTCTGATTGCTTTTTCAGCAAAGAACAAGTTGGGGTTCATTAATGGAACATGCCCTACTCCTGCTATCACTTCCAATGAGTATCAGCCATGGACAAGATGCAATGACATGGTGACTTCCTGGTTACTAAACTCACTATCCAAAGACATTGGAGATAGTGTCATATATTCCAAATCTGCTAAAGAGCTTTGGACCAGTCTTGAGCACAGATTTGGAAGGTCAAATGGAGCTAAGTTGTATCACCTACGCAAAGAACTATCCAGTTTAGTACAAGGAACAAGTGATATAGCAGGGTACTTCACAAAGCTCAAACGTCTATGGGATGAATTAGACTCTTTAATCTGTGATGTTAAGTGTGTTTGTGTTTGTGTGTGTTCTGGAAAACAGAAACTGGAAAAATCCCTAGAAGATGAAAGACTTATACAATTTCTTATGGGTCTAAATTATGTCTATGGACAGGCAAGGGGAAACATTTTGATGATGAACCCTTTACCTAGCTTAGATCTTGCTTATTCTCTGGTATTGCAGGATGAGAGTCAGAGAGAGATCTATATGAATCCCCTTCTCTCTGCTGATTCTTCATCCTTCATGGTGGGCACTCAAGATAACCTTGCAGCACAAGGAAATTTTGTGCAAAGGAACAACAAACAAGGCCAAAGAAACACTGGGCAATTTCAACAACAATCTCAGAAATCAGGGAACAACATGCAATTCCAAAGATCAGGAAGTAATATGCAAAAAAATGGGAACACTCCACAAAGAAACTTTATTGCAAAAGGAAAGAAGCACAAGTTCAATCCTAACTTATCTTGCACCCATTGCAAGAAAATAGGACATTCAGTGGGAGATTGCTATAGAATCATTGGTTTTCCTGAAGATTTTGAATTCACCAATCCTAGAGGTTCTCAAGTTCAATTCAGAAGCAATGGAGCTATAACAGGGGATCAAGGAGAGGATGCAAGCAACTATTCTGAAGTTCTAAATCAGCACCTTTCCAAGGATCAATTTTCACAATTAGTCCAGATAATAAAGCAAGTAAAAGTTCCAGATGCAGGGAGTTTCAATTCATAA
- the LOC104223429 gene encoding large ribosomal subunit protein eL22y-like, with product MSRAAAAKGGKKKGATFVIDCSKPVDDKIMEIASLGKFLLERIKVGGKAGALGDSVTVTRDKNKITVTSNSAFSKRYLKYLVKKYLKKNNVRDWLRVIAANKDKNVYELRYFNIAETEADEED from the exons ATGAGCCGAGCAGCAGCAGCGAAAGGCGGGAAGAAGAAGGGGGCAACATTCGTAATTGACTGTTCGAAGCCAGTGGATGATAAGATTATGGAGATTGCTTCTCTTGGCAAGTTCCTTCTGGAGAGAATTAAGGTTGGTGGCAAAGCTGGTGCTCTTGGGGATTCCGTTACCGTTACCCGTGACAAGAACAAGATCACCGTCACTTCTAACTCCGCCTTTTCCAAGAG GTATCTCAAGTACCTTGTCAAAAAGTACTTGAAGAAGAATAATGTTAGGGATTGGCTTAGGGTGATTGCTGCCAACAAGGACAAGAATGTTTACGAATTACGATACTTCAACATTGCTGAGACTGAGGCAGATGAAGAAGATTAA
- the LOC104223428 gene encoding pentatricopeptide repeat-containing protein At3g62890: protein MKLLTRKLISLMHPSLNLSHPTVDSFVWNTLIRAHVQRTHPPTSPAHTPLSIFLRMRFYGVQLDFYTFPFLLQSVHSPSHLQLGRSIHSQAIRFGFSFDPFVQTSLISMYTTCGNVASARRVFDEMPRPDLPSWNSIINGNVKAGLLSIARDLFDGMPSRNVISWSSMLDGYVRWGQCEEALVLFSQMQEENKVTPNEYTMSILLAACEQLGSLEHGKWAHAYVYKLGMDINVVLGTSLIEMYAKCGSIVRARLVFENLGPKKDLMAWSAMISGLAMHGHWEDCLRLFSNMVDNGVRPDEITFLGVLSACVHGGLVSQGKEMFERMTKEFGISPSVQHYGCMIDLYGRAGLINEAWNLVNTLPMEPDVLIWGALLSGARICGDIETCEVALSKIIELDSTNSAAYVLLSNVYAKMGRWKDARHIRNLMEAKSVKKVPGLSSIEVNGRIR, encoded by the coding sequence ATGAAGTTGTTGACCAGAAAGCTCATATCTTTAATGCACCCTTCTCTCAATCTTTCACATCCAACTGTTGACTCTTTCGTTTGGAATACTCTGATCAGAGCTCATGTCCAACGAACTCATCCACCTACCAGCCCCGCCCATACCCCACTCTCCATCTTCCTCCGAATGCGCTTCTATGGCGTCCAACTTGATTTTTACACCTTCCCTTTTCTCCTCCAGTCCGTCCATTCTCCTTCACATCTCCAATTGGGGCGATCAATTCATTCACAGGCTATTCGTTTTGGTTTCTCATTCGACCCATTTGTCCAAACTTCGCTAATTAGTATGTATACCACTTGCGGCAATGTGGCTTCTGCCCGAAGAGTGTTTGATGAAATGCCTCGACCGGATTTACCGTCGTGGAATTCCATAATCAATGGGAATGTCAAAGCTGGTTTGCTAAGCATTGCGCGCGACTTGTTTGATGGAATGCCAAGTAGAAATGTCATATCTTGGAGTAGTATGTTGGATGGTTACGTGAGGTGGGGTCAGTGTGAAGAAGCATTGGTGTTGTTTAGTCAGATGCAAGAGGAAAATAAAGTTACGCCTAACGAGTACACCATGTCTATTTTGCTTGCAGCATGTGAGCAGTTGGGTTCACTTGAACATGGGAAATGGGCTCATGCTTACGTATACAAACTTGGGATGGATATTAATGTTGTACTTGGAACTTCTTTGATTGAAATGTATGCTAAATGTGGGAGTATTGTCAGGGCAAGATTAGTTTTCGAAAATTTGGGTCCAAAGAAAGACTTAATGGCTTGGAGTGCGATGATCTCAGGCCTCGCGATGCATGGTCACTGGGAAGATTGCCTCCGTTTGTTCTCAAATATGGTTGACAATGGAGTAAGGCCCGATGAAATCACGTTCTTAGGTGTACTTTCTGCTTGTGTACATGGAGGATTGGTGAGCCAAGGGAAGGAAATGTTTGAGAGGATGACTAAAGAGTTTGGTATTTCTCCTTCGGTTCAGCATTATGGTTGTATGATTGACCTTTATGGAAGAGCTGGTTTGATTAATGAAGCATGGAATCTTGTGAATACATTGCCTATGGAGCCGGATGTGCTTATTTGGGGAGCTCTTCTCAGTGGAGCCAGGATATGTGGAGATATTGAAACATGTGAAGTTGCACTCAGCAAAATAATAGAGCTAGATTCCACAAATAGTGCAGCTTATGTTCTCCTCTCCAATGTCTACGCTAAGATGGGTCGGTGGAAAGATGCTAGGCACATCAGAAACCTTATGGAGGCGAAGAGTGTAAAGAAAGTTCCTGGGCTCAGTTCCATAGAGGTCAATGGACGCATTCGCTAG
- the LOC138877708 gene encoding uncharacterized protein produces the protein MSMTARNRSANAHNAVHVVEILRKYKQSSGQMVNLDKSAICFSRNATEKEKIEIFSLLGQQQRNEMSIYLGLPVIVGRSKKKMLKFIKDRVKTKIKGWKGKFLSRAGKEVMLKFVLAAIPTYALSCFQLPDGSWIWRSIFWGRDLLVTGLRWRISDGKNINVWIDPWIPRKNGFTPKNIQMQNNLDFKVADLIDEDTHTWKLHKISTTFEPEDVDAILSIPISIIAKRLQNLDKTCKICGLESEDIEHMLFRCPRSQFVWKQSPINWPDIDNITDFSMWWYNLFLNAKHFPESTELLDLSVNLMWQIWKGRNAWCFNQEMLEPTEIVSKALFEYEEYKDLFTSCLAARHSTGNEFLPKPTNFHDDVLLFTDARLRYDDQHASIGVAALNSLGKLLHAHGSSIQYVGKIMTAKAIAIRKALECAITLGWKSVKIISDAKNVVDMIQKQVATSWEIEVLCETIWKLSSMLDHVEFLYIPRKLNKAAHSLAKFSISLLKDISWEKFFPT, from the exons ATGTCAATGACAGCAAGGAACCGTTCAGCTAACGCTCACAATGCAGTTCATGTAGTTGAGATTCTAAGAAAGTATAAGCAAAGTTCTGGCCAAATGGTTAATTTAGATAAATCAGCTATTTGTTTTAGTAGAAATGCAACGGAGAAGGAGAAAATCGAGATATTTTCCTTACTTGGACAACAACAAAGAAATGAGATGAGTATATATTTAGGATTACCAGTTATTGTGGGACGCTCAAAGAAAAAGATGTTAAAGTTTATTAAGGATAGAGTCAAGACAAAAATAAAAGGATGGAAGGGTAAATTTTTAAGTAGAGCAGGGAAAGAAGTAATGCTTAAATTTGTACTTGCAGCAATCCCTACCTATGCCTTGTCTTGCTTCCAACTCCCTGATG GATCATGGATATGGAGAAGTATTTTCTGGGGAAGAGATCTCTTAGTTACTGGACTAAGGTGGAGGATCTCTGATGGGAAAAATATAAATGTTTGGATTGATCCTTGGATTCCAAGAAAGAATGGTTTTACTCCAAAAAATATTCAAATGCAAAACAATTTAGATTTTAAGGTTGCCGACTTAATTGACGAAGATACGCATACCTGGAAACTTCATAAGATAAGTACGACCTTTGAACCTGAAGATGTAGATGCAATTTTGTCTATACCAATATCCATCATAG CTAAAAGATTACAGAACCTGGATAAAACGTGTAAGATTTGTGGTCTTGAAAGTGAAGATATAGAACATATGCTATTTAGATGTCCCCGATCTCAGTTTGTATGGAAACAAAGTCCTATTAATTGGCCTGATATTGATAACATAACTGACTTTTCTATGTGGTGGTACAACTTGTTCTTAAATGCTAAGCACTTTCCTGAATCTACTGAATTATTAGATTTGAGTGTTAATCTTATGTGGCAAATTTGGAAAGGTAGGAATGCTTGGTGCTTTAATCAGGAAATGTTAGAGCCAACTGAGATTGTTTCTAAAGCTCTTTTTGAGTATGAAGAATATAAAGATCTATTTACTAGTTGCCTCGCTGCACGACATTCAACTGGAAATGAGTTTCTGCCTAAACCAACAAATTTTCATGATGATGTTTTATTATTTACAGACGCAAGATTACGGTATGATGATCAACATGCGAGTATTGGTGTCGCGGCTTTGAATAGCCTTGGAAAACTGCTTCATGCCCATGGATCCTCAATTCAATATGTTGGAAAAATCATGACTGCTAAAGCGATTGCCATAAGAAAGGCACTTGAATGTGCTATTACTCTTGGATGGAAAAGTGTGAAGATTATATCTGATGCTAAGAATGTTGTTGATATGATCCAAAAACAGGTGGCTACTTCATGGGAGATAGAAGTGTTGTGTGAAACCATTTGGAAGCTATCAAGCATGTTAGATCACGTCGAGTTTCTTTATATTCCAAGGAAGTTAAACAAAGCAGCGCATAGTTTAGCTAAATTTTCTATTTCTTTGTTGAAGGACATCTCCTGGGAGAAGTTTTTCCCAACTTAG